A single region of the Jaculus jaculus isolate mJacJac1 chromosome 15, mJacJac1.mat.Y.cur, whole genome shotgun sequence genome encodes:
- the Sec61a2 gene encoding protein transport protein Sec61 subunit alpha isoform X1, with protein sequence MGIKFLEVIKPFCAVLPEIQKPERKIQFREKVLWTAITLFIFLVCCQIPLFGIMSSDSADPFYWMRVILASNRGTLMELGISPIVTSGLIMQLLAGAKIIEVGDTPKDRALFNGAQKLFGMIITIGQAIVYVMTGMYGDPAEMGAGICLLIIIQLFVAGLIVLLLDELLQKGYGLGSGISLFIATNICETIVWKAFSPTTINTGRGTEFEGAVIALFHLLATRTDKVRALREAFYRQNLPNLMNLIATVFVFAVVIYFQGFRVDLPIKSARYRGQYSSYPIKLFYTSNIPIILQSALVSNLYVISQMLSVRFSGNFLVNLLGQWADVSGGGPARSYPVGGLCYYLSPPESMGAIFEDPVHVVVYIIFMLGSCAFFSKTWIEVSGSSAKDVAKQLKEQQMVMRGHRDTSMVHELNRYIPTAAAFGGLCIGALSVLADFLGAIGSGTGILLAVTIIYQYFEIFVKEQAEVGGMGALFF encoded by the exons ATCCCGCTGTTTGGAATCATGTCATCCGACTCAGCAGACCCTTTCTACTGGATGAGAGTCATTCTTGCATCCAACCGAG gGACTTTGATGGAATTAGGTATCTCCCCCATTGTTACATCTGGATTGATTATGCAATTGTTAGCTGGAGCCAAAATCATTGAAGTTGGAGATACACCCAAAGATAGAGCTCTTTTCAATGGAGCCCAGAAAT TATTTGGTATGATCATTACCATTGGGCAAGCCATTGTGTATGTCATGACGGGGATGTATGGGGACCCTGCCGAAATGGGTGCCGGAATCTGTCTTCTTATTATTATACAG TTGTTTGTTGCTGGTTTGATTGTGCTGCTGTTAGATGAGCTGCTGCAGAAGGGTTACGGCTTGGGGTCTGGTATTTCCCTCTTTATTGCCACCAACATCTGTGAGACCATTGTCTGGAAGGCCTTTAGTCCCACTACCATAAACACTGGCAGAG GTACTGAGTTTGAGGGTGCAGTCATAGCTCTGTTTCATTTGTTGGCCACCAGGACAGACAAAGTCCGAGCCTTAAGGGAGGCTTTTTATCGGCAGAACCTACCCAATCTCATGAACCTCATTGCTACAGTTTTTGTATTTGCTgtggttatatattttcag GGGTTTCGTGTTGACTTGCCCATTAAGTCTGCCCGGTACCGAGGACAGTACAGTAGCTATCCCATCAAGCTCTTCTACACCTCGAACATTCCCATAATCCTTCAGTCTGCCCTAGTCTCAAACTTGTACGTTATCTCCCAGATGCTTTCTGTTCGATTTAGTGGCAACTTTTTAGTAAACCTACTAGGACAGTGGGCT GATGTAAGTGGAGGAGGTCCTGCTCGTTCTTACCCCGTCGGAGGCCTTTGTTACTACCTTTCTCCACCTGAGTCCATGGGTGCCATATTTGAGGATCCTGTCCATGTAGTTGTCTATATCATCTTCATGCTGGGGTCGTGTGCATTCTTCTCTAAAACATGGATAGAGGTGTCTGGCTCCTCAGCCAAAGAT GTAGCTAAACAGCTTAAAGAGCAGCAGATGGTAATGAGAGGTCACAGGGACACCTCCATGGTCCATGAGCTTAATAG GTACATCCCGACAGCAGCTGCATTCGGTGGCTTGTGCATTGGTGCGCTGTCAGTGTTAGCCGACTTCCTTGGGGCCATTGGATCTGGCACTGGAATTCTGCTCGCAGTCACTATTATTTAtcagtattttgaaatatttgtcaagGAACAGGCTGAAGTTGGTGGGATGGGTGCTTTGTTTTtctaa